TGTTATAATTTTCGGCGCAAAGGTAGGGCGATAGCAATAGAATTCATAGAAAAAGAGCGATTATAACAGCATTTAAACGCTTTCTTTGGCGCTTGGCAGGCTCGTAGTTGATTTATTTGCTTGCGACGAGACAGTTTGATTGCGTAATTGCTTCGTTGTCAGAGTGCTGCTATCATGACTCCATCCGGGTGATTCAAAGAAATAACGAAATCGGTTTTTCCAGGATGGGCAGTCTTTAGCACTTTTAATCAACTCTCCCCATGTTTTAAAAGCAATAACAGCAGGATTGAAAGAATGAATGTTTTTTGTAAGTCCATAGGTTGGACGTTCTTCTTCTTTTTGGAAGGTGCCAAATAAGCGGTCCCAGATGATTAACACACCTGCATGATTCTTATCAAGGTATTTTAGATCACTCCCGTGATGTACGCGATGATGGGAGGGCGTGTTGAATAAAAACTCAATTGGCTGGGGAAGTTTGTTAACCGTTTCCGTATGAATCCAAAATTGGTAGATCAGACTTATTTGTTGCATAAATAACACCCATATAGGATGAAAGCCTACGAGAGGCATCCATGCCCAAAATAAGAATGAACCAGTGGCATTGCCTGTCCAGGTTTGTCGCAAAGCTGCCGCCAGGTTATATCTTTCAGAGGAATGGTGTACAACATGAGAGGCCCAAAACCAGTTGACAGAATGGGCAATCCGGTGAAACCAATAATAGGAAAAATCGTCAGCCAGGAAGAGTAATAGCCAAAACCACCATACCTTTTCGTTTAACTCAAATAGCCGAAACTTGTAAATAAAGGTGAACAAACCAAAGATCATGACCTTGGTAAGAAAGCCTACTAATACATTGCCTATTCCCAGTCCTAAACTGGCAAACGTATCTTTTACTTCATACAAATGCTTGTTTTCTTTATAAGAAAACCATGCTTCTATAGATAATAGAAGAATAAAACCGGGAATGGCGTAAAGTAAAATGGCAGGAGGCATATAGCAAGTAAAACCAAATTTAATTGAAGTTTTGAAGGAATAGAAGCATTATCTATTCTTTAAGACCTCAATAACCAGCTAAAAAAGTAGGAATAAGAAGAGTAAGATGTATAAAGAAAAAGCCCGCCAAGCAGAGGCGGGACTTTTAATTCTCACAGTAAAGCAAAGCTTTTTATTTCAATTGAATAGTGTTTAATCCTGTTGTCTTAGCAGAAGACATAACAGTAGACTGCTCTGTGCGCACTTTCGCTGCTTCAGCATCAACATTTTTTGTATGAAACATTTCAGCCAATGTAGGAGCGATAACTAATGACACAATTGACATCAACTTGATCAAGATATTCATAGAAGGACCAGAAGTATCTTTAAACGGATCACCAACAGTATCACCAGTTACAGATGCTTTATGTGGATCTGATCCTTTAAAGTATTTCTGACCATTGATATCAACACCTTTTTCAAAGCTTTTCTTAGCATTATCCCATGCACCACCAGCGTTGTTCTGGAACATACCCATTAAAACACCGCTTACTGTAGCACCTGCTAAGAAACCACCCAAT
This genomic interval from Flavisolibacter tropicus contains the following:
- a CDS encoding sterol desaturase family protein; protein product: MPPAILLYAIPGFILLLSIEAWFSYKENKHLYEVKDTFASLGLGIGNVLVGFLTKVMIFGLFTFIYKFRLFELNEKVWWFWLLLFLADDFSYYWFHRIAHSVNWFWASHVVHHSSERYNLAAALRQTWTGNATGSFLFWAWMPLVGFHPIWVLFMQQISLIYQFWIHTETVNKLPQPIEFLFNTPSHHRVHHGSDLKYLDKNHAGVLIIWDRLFGTFQKEEERPTYGLTKNIHSFNPAVIAFKTWGELIKSAKDCPSWKNRFRYFFESPGWSHDSSTLTTKQLRNQTVSSQANKSTTSLPSAKESV